A single region of the Salmo salar chromosome ssa16, Ssal_v3.1, whole genome shotgun sequence genome encodes:
- the LOC106573071 gene encoding lamina-associated polypeptide 2: protein MAEFLENPSVLTKDKLKSELTANNVPLPISEQKKNVYVQLYLKNLTVLNQKSPLTDMFSSDEELPTPIVSNKSLSGRKATRKTDKPRSEEVEVTDLTDAGLKDELLKHGVNVGPIVGCTRILFEKKLQKLLDTPAAEATPSLSETATVTAAAVKADGNQNGNTLSDQYSDKEEDEITAAPEPEPAPVVEKPVMSRGKTPVTIRTSSRRSNKVADESLATGDQTPKKTGKNVEEILANEILSPIGISATCRRSIRGAAGRPVKPSNYWLNKSLLERSIYTESHSVCSSLGSEPARPGFLSVLLKLMVLITVAGSIYFVIQHLDADQVQSIKGLINDAKGHLCSTVDKVVDAVVDNVIVPLGIGASSRQSAGAEGGGK, encoded by the exons ATGGCGGAATTTCTCGAAAATCCGTCAGTTCTCACGAAGGATAAACTCAAAAGTGAGCTCACGGCCAACAATGTGCCGCTTCCCATCTCTGAGCAGAAGAAAAATGTATATGTTCAATTGTACTTGAAGAACTTGACCGTTCTGAACCAGAAAAGTCCACTTACAGACATGTTCTCCAGTGATGAAGAACTACCTACCCCTATAGTCTCCAACAAGAGTCTTTCTGGAAGA aAAGCCACCAGGAAGACTGACAAGCCTCGGTCAGAAGAAGTGGAAGTGACAGACCTTACAGATGCAGGCTTAAAAGATGAGCTGTTGAAGCATGGAGTCAATGTTGGACCCATAGTTG GCTGCACTCGCATTCTTTTTGAGAAGAAGCTTCAGAAGCTACTGGATACACCTGCCGCTGAGGCTACCCCTAGCCTATCCGAGACTGCCACAGTTACCGCTGCAGCAGTCAAGGCAGACGGCAACCAGAACGGCAACACACTCTCTGACCAGTACAGTGACAAGGAGGAAG ATGAGATTACTGCTGCTCCTGAACCAGAGCCAGCTCCTGTTGTGGAGAAGCCTGTGATGAGCAGAGGGAAGACTCCTGTCACCATCAGGACCAGCAGCAGACGGAGCAACAAG GTGGCGGATGAGAGTCTAGCAACTGGTGACCAGACCCCTAAGAAGACGGGGAAGAATGTTGAGGAGATTCTCGCTAATGAGATCCTTTCACCCATAGGCATCAG CGCCACCTGCAGGAGATCGATCCGTGGTGCGGCTGGCCGACCGGTGAAACCCAGCAACTATTGGCTGAACAAGTCTCTCCTGGAGCGCTCCATCTACACAGAGTCTCACTCTGTGTGCAGCTCCCTGGGCTCAGAACCGGCCAGGCCAGGATTCCTCTCTGTCCTATTAAAGCTCATGGTGCTCATCACTGTAGCCGGTTCCATCTACTTCGTCATCCAGCACCTTGATGCAGATCAAGTCCAGTCCATCAAGGGTTTGATAAACGACGCCAAGGGTCACCTGTGTAGCACGGTTGATAAGGTGGTAGATGCCGTGGTCGATAATGTGATTGTGCCGCTGGGCATCGGGGCCAGCAGCAGACAAAGTGCAGGAGCTGAGGGTGGAGGCAAGTAA